CTCCTTCTCACATGACATCTCTCATCCATCCGACCCTACGTCAACCCAACTTTCTCCCCTACCACTCCCGTGTCATTCACTTCGTCCAAGGCACCCACCAATATGGCATAAAGACTACCACGTGACAAACTAAATCAGTCAGTCTCATTCGGCACCTCGTCCTTCCTCAGGTACTTGGTATCCCCTTTCTGACTTGCTTTCCTATTCACGCATTTCTTCTACCCATTGTGCCTTTCTAGCTAACATTACAGGTCCTGTTGAACCCACCTCCTATGCTCAAGCTATCCTTGATCCCAAATGGCGCATTGCCATGCATGCAGAATTAACGGCTTTGCAGCAAAACAATACATGGACTATGGTTCCCTTACTTGCTGGTCACAAACccattggttgcaaatggatctATAAAATTAAGTACCACTTTGATGGCACAATTGAGAGGTACAAGGCTCGTCTCATTGCTAAAGGCTACACTCAAATTGAGGGTATCGATTATCAATAAACTTTTTCTCCTACTACTAAACTCACCACTCTTCGTTGCCTCCTGGTTGTTGCTAGTGCCCGACATTGGTTCATTCATCAATTGGATGTTCAGAACGCGTTTCTTCATGGTGATTTACATGAGGTTGTTTTCATGGAACCTTTTCCTAGTCTTCGCCGACATGGGGAGAACATTGTATGTCGGCTTAACAAATCtctatatggacttaaacaagcctCCAGAAATTGGTTTTACACATTTTCAGTCACCATTTAGAAAGCTGGTTATCAACGGTCAAAAGCTGATTGTTCTCTTTTTACAAAGGCCCAAGGTACCTCATTCACTGCAATCCTTATCTATGTAAATGACATACTTCTTACAGGAAATTATCTTAAAGAGATGGAATGACTCAAAATATTCCTTCTTAAACGCTTTAGCATCAAAGATCTTggtgatttaaaatattttttgggcaTTGATTTTTCTCGTTCTAAGGCATTTTCATGTCTCAAAGGAAATATGCACTAGATGTTTTGTAGGATTCTGGTCTTACAGGGGCACACCCAGACAAATTTCCAATGgaacaaaatttgaaactcGCTCCCATCGACGGAGCATTGTTAGATGATCCCACCAAGTATAGAAGACTAGTCGGACGTTTGATTTATCTTACTGTCATCAGGCCTGACATACTATTTTCAATCCGCACATTAAGTCAATTCATGCACGAGCCTCGCAAACCTCATTGGGATGCAACTTTACGAATTCTCAAGTACATTAAAGGTACTCCTGGTCAAGGTTTGTTATTTCCTGTTTCCAACAATCTTGAATTAAAGGCCTTTTGTGATTCCGATTGGGGCGGTTGTCGTGCCACAAAAAGGTCAGTTACTGGGTATTGTGTCCTTGGAAATTCCCTCATCTCATGAAAATCCAAGAAACAAGATAATGTTTCTCAATCATCTGCAGAAGCCGAATATCGAGCTATGGCCAACACATTTTTAGAGTTAACATGGTTGCGCTATATATTGCAAGATTTAAAGGTTCCGCAAAAAGGTCCCACACCATTATTTTGTGACAATCACGCCGCTCTATATATTGCAGCCAATCCCGTTTTTCATGAGTGAACGAAACATATTGAAATTGATTGTCACATTGTTCGAGAAAAACTGCAAGGTGGAATGATTATTAAAAAATCAGCTTATTAAAAAAATCTAGAATattaaatgtgtttggtaaaacaaaaaaaagtgctTTTTCAAAAAACTGATGTCAATGAATGTAGAAAAGTATAGAAAAGCAGAAGCAGGCGGTTTACTATGCTTCTAAAAAAAGAgcttttttaaagaaaacatagTAATTAATGCTCATTTAATGAACTTTTCAAATAGCAAGTATACCcccacatgttttacaaaattacaatatttGCCCCTACATTATTGTCATTGACAATTATTATATTACATTAAATACTATATCGTCTTTAGTTATTTAACATATTCaaagcaatttatataaaaatttaccaaatagTCAgacaaagtttttatttttatttttattaaaagcacttttacaaaaaaatgtttaccaaacacttaacaactttattttacagctgtttattctcacagcacaacataaacagtttttttttttttaaaacacaacaataccaaactaactctaagcccacccccttccCTTATATagataaataatatcgtttgttcaaaaaaaaaagaaaaaaaaaatcacaaatacaATCACAATATATGAATACAAAGTCCTTCAGTTGAAACAGAAGTAAATCCAAACTATAAACAGTTTAGTTTTAAATGCTCAAACACACAGAAGGGGAAGGGCGCCATTTTCATCTTTGCCATCCATCCGATCATGTCAATGGTAATTTCTCATCGAATTATCACATTTAGACCTGatcaaagaaaatcaaataagaCAATTACCACATAATACATTAGATTATATTCAATCTGTTACGCATCATTTGACGATTTCAAAAACAAGACaaaagtgaaattacaaaatttcccccccaaaaaaaaattactagaaTCCAGGTTATAAGTCAGTAAATTAGAGTTATTTCTTACCCAAGTGAGATTGATGGATGAGAAATGAAAAATACTAAATAAAcgaaaagaattgtttaactTAACAGGGCCAACTAGTTCACTCGTCAGCAAAAAGAaatattaacttttttccaCAGAAATCTCTCCCCCTCTTTATACATAAatattaacttttttttgtaAATGCAAAAGAATTTTCACATAGCGTGCAAATTGACCGATTTCTATTTTAAGGACCATTTTGATTGAAAGGTCCAATTTCAGGACCAACCTTGATAAAATATAACCCCTGATATAATCTGAATTTTTAGACGGAACCCCAATTAGCATTGTAGTTTTGGCTTTGGCATGTGGTAGTAAATGTACAATGTATTGCAGTCATGAAATTACATAATTTAGACAAATTGTAACGCCAGTTTTGAAGCGAATATGAAGCACCATTCATGCCTTCTCACAATTAAGGTCCAGAACTTTAATATTTGCAATATTTAGACACATTAAGTTAAGGAGCAAAATAGATAAACCAAAGCTGCAGTATTATCACAGGACAACTTTGAGAAACAATCAACTAAGGCGCAAAATATGGGGCCATTGGCATTGGCATAATTGGTGGGAGAATCGGCAATggaacttcaaagttaagcACTTGAATTGCTTGATGTATCGATGGCCTCATATTGtaatgagtaaattgtagttatggtccctaaactttaactcaatggaagcaatggtccctcaactaaaaatctattatcattggtccatcaactcatcaaaacgtacaactatggtccttcaactaaaaatctattaccattggttcctcaactttaattcaaccgGAGAAATGATCCAT
This window of the Malus domestica chromosome 03, GDT2T_hap1 genome carries:
- the LOC108172521 gene encoding uncharacterized mitochondrial protein AtMg00810-like → MGRTLYVGLTNLYMDLNKPPEIGFTHFQSPFRKLVINGQKLIVLFLQRPKDSGLTGAHPDKFPMEQNLKLAPIDGALLDDPTKYRRLVGRLIYLTVIRPDILFSIRTLSQFMHEPRKPHWDATLRILKYIKGTPGQGLLFPVSNNLELKAFCDSDWGGCRATKRSVTGYCVLGNSLIS